Proteins from a genomic interval of Pseudomonas versuta:
- the hflX gene encoding ribosome rescue GTPase HflX, producing MFFERHGGGERAILVHLEGQDPEAREDPQEFQELAVSAGAETVAFFNVPRHRPSAKYLIGSGKVEELRDLVKAEKVDIVIFNHVLTPSQERNLERVFECRVLDRTGLILDIFAQRARTHEGKLQVELAQLDHMSTRLVRGWTHLERQGGGIGMRGPGETQLETDRRLLRVRISQIKARLKKVRSQREQSRRGRQRADIPTVSLVGYTNAGKSTLFNAVTGSDVFAADQLFATLDPTLRRLELADLGPIVLADTVGFIRHLPHKLVEAFRSTLEESSNSDLLLHVIDAHEPERMAQIEQVMVVLGEIGAQDLPILEVYNKIDLLEGVEPQIQRDADGKPQRVWLSARDGVGLELLEQAIAELLGNDLFVGTLRLPQRFARLRAQFFELGVVQKEEHDDEGASLLDVRLPRSELNRLVSREGMQPLEFIEQHTLQ from the coding sequence TTGTTCTTTGAGCGCCACGGTGGTGGTGAGCGAGCGATCCTCGTTCACTTGGAAGGACAGGACCCTGAGGCGCGCGAAGATCCGCAGGAGTTCCAGGAGTTAGCTGTATCGGCCGGCGCCGAGACGGTCGCGTTTTTTAACGTGCCGCGTCATCGGCCATCGGCCAAGTACCTGATTGGCAGTGGCAAGGTCGAGGAGTTACGCGACCTGGTCAAGGCCGAGAAGGTCGACATCGTGATTTTCAATCACGTCCTCACCCCGAGTCAGGAGCGTAACCTCGAACGTGTATTCGAGTGTCGCGTACTTGACCGTACCGGGTTGATTCTCGACATCTTCGCTCAACGCGCCCGTACCCATGAAGGCAAGCTGCAGGTCGAACTGGCCCAGCTTGATCACATGAGCACGCGCCTTGTGCGCGGCTGGACTCACCTTGAGCGTCAAGGTGGGGGTATTGGTATGCGCGGGCCGGGTGAAACCCAGCTCGAAACAGACCGTCGTCTGTTGCGCGTACGCATCAGCCAGATCAAGGCCCGCCTGAAAAAAGTCCGCAGTCAACGCGAGCAGTCCCGTAGAGGGCGCCAACGCGCCGACATTCCTACGGTGTCGCTGGTGGGTTATACCAACGCCGGTAAATCCACACTGTTCAATGCGGTTACCGGCTCTGACGTGTTTGCCGCCGACCAGTTGTTTGCCACACTTGACCCTACCTTGCGCCGTCTTGAACTGGCCGACCTGGGGCCGATTGTTCTGGCTGACACAGTGGGCTTTATTCGTCACCTTCCACACAAGCTTGTTGAGGCTTTCCGGTCTACGCTCGAAGAGTCGAGCAATTCCGATTTGCTGCTGCACGTGATCGATGCGCACGAACCTGAGCGCATGGCGCAGATCGAGCAGGTGATGGTGGTGCTGGGCGAGATTGGAGCCCAGGACTTGCCGATCCTCGAGGTCTACAACAAAATCGATTTGCTTGAAGGTGTCGAGCCGCAGATCCAGCGGGATGCCGATGGCAAACCGCAGCGGGTCTGGTTGTCGGCGCGTGACGGTGTCGGACTGGAGTTGCTTGAACAAGCCATCGCCGAGTTGCTGGGCAATGATTTGTTTGTGGGTACCTTGCGCTTGCCGCAACGTTTTGCTCGACTGCGTGCCCAGTTCTTTGAACTGGGGGTAGTACAAAAAGAAGAGCACGACGATGAGGGTGCCAGTCTGCTGGACGTACGCCTGCCGCGATCCGAGCTCAATCGCTTGGTCAGCCGCGAAGGGATGCAGCCGCTGGAATTTATCGAACAACACACTTTGCAATAA
- the hfq gene encoding RNA chaperone Hfq, translating to MSKGHSLQDPYLNTLRKEKVGVSIYLVNGIKLQGTIESFDQFVILLKNTVSQMVYKHAISTVVPVRPIRLPSAAESELADAEPGNA from the coding sequence ATGTCAAAAGGGCATTCGCTACAAGACCCTTACTTGAATACTTTGCGTAAAGAGAAGGTTGGCGTTTCCATCTATCTGGTCAACGGGATCAAGCTGCAGGGGACTATCGAGTCTTTCGACCAGTTCGTGATTCTGCTGAAAAACACCGTCAGCCAAATGGTTTACAAGCACGCTATCTCGACAGTCGTACCAGTACGTCCTATTCGTCTGCCAAGCGCAGCTGAATCGGAACTGGCAGACGCTGAACCAGGTAACGCCTGA
- the miaA gene encoding tRNA (adenosine(37)-N6)-dimethylallyltransferase MiaA, producing MTGSNALPPAIFLMGPTAAGKTDLAIELSKVLPCELVSVDSALVYRGMDIGTAKPSKEILAAHPHRLIDILDPAESYSAADFRRDALTAMAEITARGNIPLLVGGTMLYYKALSEGLADMPAADPQVRAQLEEEALRLGWQALHDQLAAIDPASAARIHPNDPQRLTRALEVYRVSGMSMTDHRQKQSEESTKAAASGCSQLPYTVANLAIAPANRQVLHERIAQRFGQMLEQGFIDEVLALRNRSDLHAGLPSIRAVGYRQVWDYLDGKLTAAEMQERGIIATRQLAKRQFTWLRSWNDLHWLDSLDCDNLPRALKYLESVSILS from the coding sequence ATGACAGGTTCCAACGCTTTACCTCCGGCCATCTTTTTGATGGGGCCGACTGCCGCGGGCAAAACCGACCTGGCGATCGAGCTGAGCAAGGTGCTGCCCTGCGAGCTGGTCAGTGTCGACTCGGCACTGGTCTATCGCGGTATGGATATCGGCACGGCCAAACCCTCGAAAGAAATCCTGGCCGCGCATCCGCACCGGCTGATCGATATTCTCGACCCGGCTGAAAGCTATTCGGCGGCTGATTTTCGTCGTGATGCGCTCACAGCCATGGCTGAAATCACCGCTCGCGGCAATATCCCGCTGTTGGTGGGCGGCACCATGCTCTATTACAAAGCGCTTAGTGAGGGTCTGGCAGACATGCCTGCGGCCGACCCGCAAGTGCGTGCGCAACTCGAGGAAGAGGCATTGCGCCTCGGCTGGCAAGCGTTGCACGACCAGTTGGCAGCCATCGATCCAGCGTCGGCGGCACGCATTCATCCCAACGATCCGCAGCGTCTGACCCGTGCCTTAGAGGTTTATCGGGTCAGCGGCATGAGCATGACGGACCACCGCCAGAAACAATCTGAAGAATCTACTAAAGCAGCGGCTTCTGGCTGCAGTCAATTGCCCTATACTGTCGCGAACCTGGCCATTGCTCCGGCTAATCGTCAGGTGCTGCATGAGCGAATTGCACAAAGATTCGGGCAGATGCTGGAACAGGGGTTCATTGATGAGGTCCTAGCCCTGCGTAATAGAAGTGACCTGCATGCAGGGTTGCCGTCTATACGTGCAGTGGGTTACCGGCAAGTCTGGGATTACCTTGACGGCAAGCTGACAGCGGCCGAGATGCAGGAGCGCGGCATAATTGCCACGCGCCAGTTGGCCAAGCGTCAGTTCACCTGGTTACGCAGCTGGAATGATCTGCATTGGCTGGACAGTCTTGACTGCGACAATCTGCCACGAGCCTTGAAATACCTGGAATCGGTCTCCATATTGAGCTGA
- the mutL gene encoding DNA mismatch repair endonuclease MutL — protein sequence MSDGVLNSSARIELLSPRLANQIAAGEVVERPASVIKELLENSLDSGAKRIDVDVEQAGIKLLRVRDDGSGISSDDLPLALARHATSKIRDLEDLERVMSLGFRGEALASISSVARLTLTSRTRGADQAWQVETEGRDMAPRVQPAAHPVGTSVEVRDLFFNTPARRKFLKTEKTEFDHLQEVIKRLALARFDVAFNLRHNGKTILNLHEAHDDTARARRVAAVCGAAFLEQALPIEIERNGLHLWGWVGLPTFSRSQADLQYFYVNGRAVRDKLVAHAVRQAYRDVLFNGRHPTFVLFFEVDPAVVDVNVHPTKHEVRFRDGRMVHDFLYGTLHRALGDVRPEDQLAAPAPVPGAERPTGIDAGEFGPQGEMRLAANLLEPPQAAPSAHVPGSGAGAGYQSFYRPPSATPSVPAAEARNAYREFFAPLPEAGASPMPEGQGDIPPLGYALAQLKGIYILAENAQGLVLVDMHAAHERIMYERLKVAMASEGLSGQPLLVPESIAVSQREADCAEEHAEWFQRLGFELQRLGPETLAIRQIPALLKQAEAQRLVHDVLADLMEYGTSDRIQAHLNELLGTMACHGAIRANRRLALPEMNGLLRDMENTERSGQCNHGRPTWTQMGLDDLDKLFLRGR from the coding sequence ATGAGTGACGGGGTGTTGAACAGTAGTGCGCGTATCGAGCTGCTCAGCCCGCGCCTGGCTAACCAGATTGCGGCTGGCGAGGTGGTTGAGCGCCCGGCGTCGGTGATTAAGGAACTGCTGGAAAACAGCCTCGACTCGGGTGCCAAACGAATCGACGTGGATGTGGAGCAGGCCGGCATCAAGCTGCTGCGGGTGCGCGACGATGGCAGCGGGATTTCCAGCGATGACTTGCCGCTGGCCCTGGCGCGTCACGCCACCAGCAAGATCCGCGACCTGGAAGACCTTGAACGGGTGATGAGCCTGGGTTTTCGAGGCGAGGCGCTGGCCTCCATCAGTTCGGTGGCAAGGCTGACCCTGACATCGCGCACCCGCGGCGCTGATCAGGCGTGGCAGGTTGAGACCGAGGGGCGCGACATGGCGCCCCGGGTCCAGCCGGCTGCCCATCCGGTCGGTACCTCGGTTGAAGTACGGGACCTGTTTTTCAACACGCCTGCGCGGCGCAAGTTTCTCAAGACTGAAAAAACCGAATTCGATCACCTGCAAGAAGTCATCAAGCGTTTGGCGCTGGCGCGTTTTGATGTGGCGTTCAATCTGCGGCACAACGGTAAAACCATCCTCAATCTGCACGAAGCCCACGACGATACTGCCCGCGCCAGGCGTGTGGCGGCAGTGTGCGGTGCAGCCTTCCTGGAGCAGGCGCTGCCGATCGAAATCGAGCGCAACGGCCTGCATTTGTGGGGCTGGGTGGGCTTGCCGACCTTTTCGCGCAGCCAGGCCGACTTGCAGTACTTCTATGTGAATGGCCGTGCAGTGCGCGACAAATTGGTGGCGCACGCGGTGCGTCAGGCTTACCGCGATGTGCTGTTCAACGGCCGTCATCCGACCTTCGTGCTGTTTTTTGAGGTCGACCCGGCGGTGGTAGACGTCAACGTGCACCCGACCAAGCACGAAGTGCGTTTCCGTGACGGGCGCATGGTGCATGACTTCTTGTACGGCACGTTGCACCGCGCCCTGGGCGATGTGCGACCGGAAGATCAACTGGCGGCCCCTGCGCCGGTACCGGGTGCCGAACGGCCTACCGGGATCGATGCGGGTGAGTTTGGCCCGCAAGGTGAAATGCGCCTGGCGGCGAATCTGCTCGAGCCGCCCCAGGCTGCACCTTCGGCCCATGTGCCGGGTTCTGGTGCCGGGGCGGGCTATCAATCGTTCTATCGCCCGCCATCGGCGACGCCGTCTGTTCCGGCCGCGGAGGCGCGCAACGCCTACCGGGAATTTTTCGCACCATTGCCTGAGGCCGGCGCCTCGCCGATGCCTGAAGGGCAGGGCGATATTCCGCCGCTGGGCTATGCGCTGGCGCAGCTCAAGGGCATTTATATCCTCGCGGAAAACGCCCAGGGGCTGGTGCTGGTGGACATGCATGCGGCCCACGAGCGGATCATGTATGAGCGCTTGAAGGTCGCTATGGCCAGTGAAGGGCTGAGCGGTCAGCCGCTGCTGGTGCCGGAGTCGATTGCAGTCAGTCAGCGGGAAGCCGATTGCGCCGAAGAGCACGCCGAGTGGTTCCAGCGTCTTGGCTTCGAGTTGCAGCGCCTGGGGCCGGAAACATTGGCCATCCGCCAGATTCCGGCCTTGCTCAAGCAGGCTGAAGCACAGCGTCTGGTGCACGACGTATTGGCCGATCTGATGGAGTACGGTACCAGTGACCGGATTCAGGCACATCTCAATGAATTGCTCGGCACCATGGCCTGCCACGGCGCGATTCGCGCCAATCGGCGCCTGGCCTTGCCGGAAATGAACGGCTTGTTGCGTGACATGGAAAATACCGAGCGCAGCGGTCAGTGCAATCATGGTCGTCCGACCTGGACCCAAATGGGTCTGGACGACTTGGACAAACTCTTTTTGCGCGGTCGCTGA
- a CDS encoding N-acetylmuramoyl-L-alanine amidase, with the protein MGFGMRFRALVSVVGLLLSVMAVNAVAATQVKSVRLWRAPDNTRLVFDLTGPVQHSVFTLTAPDRLVIDINGATLGGPLNVATANTPITSMRSAQRTPTDLRVVIDLKRAVTPKSFVLPPNAQYGNRLVVDLYDQGADLSPSLPATNVATVPVVPVTPAQPEVNLPPVPSGKRNVVVVIDAGHGGEDPGASGAGGQHEKHVVLAIAKELQRQINGMKGFKAELTRTGDYFIPLRGRTEIARKKGADLFVSIHADAAPSKAAFGASVFALSERGATSETARWLADSENRSDLIGGAGNVSLDDKDRMLAGVLLDLSMTASLTSSLNVGQKVLSNIGRVTPLHKQRVEQAGFMVLKSPDIPSILVETGFISNANEANKLASSSHQQALARSISSGVRQFFQQNPPPGTYIAWLRDTGKIAQGAREHTVRPGETLAMIAVRYQVGVATLRSSNNLKTDELRVGQNLNIPATELVSKQ; encoded by the coding sequence ATGGGGTTTGGTATGCGCTTTCGCGCGTTAGTGAGTGTCGTTGGTCTGTTGCTCAGTGTCATGGCCGTGAATGCCGTGGCCGCGACTCAGGTAAAAAGCGTTCGTTTATGGCGTGCCCCGGACAACACTCGGCTGGTGTTTGACCTCACAGGCCCGGTGCAACACAGCGTATTTACGCTAACAGCACCGGATCGCCTGGTGATTGATATCAATGGCGCGACCCTTGGCGGGCCTTTGAATGTGGCTACGGCCAACACGCCAATCACCAGCATGCGCTCGGCGCAACGCACGCCTACCGATTTGCGGGTGGTGATCGACCTGAAAAGGGCCGTGACCCCCAAAAGCTTCGTTCTGCCACCTAATGCGCAATACGGCAACCGTCTGGTGGTCGACCTGTATGACCAGGGGGCTGACCTGAGCCCGAGTTTGCCGGCGACCAATGTGGCGACGGTTCCGGTGGTACCGGTGACCCCTGCGCAACCAGAGGTCAATCTGCCTCCCGTGCCCAGTGGCAAACGTAACGTAGTGGTGGTGATTGACGCCGGACATGGCGGCGAAGACCCGGGCGCTTCGGGTGCTGGCGGTCAGCACGAGAAGCACGTGGTACTGGCGATTGCCAAAGAGCTGCAGCGCCAGATCAACGGCATGAAAGGCTTTAAAGCCGAGCTCACCCGTACCGGCGACTACTTTATTCCGTTACGCGGACGCACCGAAATTGCCCGCAAGAAGGGCGCCGACCTGTTTGTGTCGATCCACGCCGATGCTGCGCCTTCCAAGGCAGCCTTTGGTGCATCGGTCTTCGCCTTGTCCGAGCGCGGCGCAACGTCCGAAACAGCCCGTTGGCTGGCAGACAGCGAAAACCGCTCTGACTTGATCGGTGGTGCCGGAAACGTGAGCCTGGATGACAAGGACCGGATGCTGGCAGGTGTGTTGCTTGATCTGTCGATGACTGCTTCGCTCACGTCCAGCCTGAACGTGGGGCAAAAAGTATTGAGCAACATCGGCCGAGTGACACCGCTGCACAAGCAGCGTGTAGAACAGGCCGGGTTTATGGTGCTCAAGTCGCCGGACATTCCATCGATTCTCGTCGAAACCGGCTTTATCTCGAACGCCAACGAAGCCAATAAATTGGCTTCCTCCAGCCACCAGCAGGCGCTGGCACGTTCGATCAGCAGTGGTGTACGTCAATTCTTCCAGCAAAACCCGCCACCGGGCACTTACATTGCCTGGCTGCGTGATACCGGCAAAATCGCCCAGGGTGCACGCGAACACACGGTTCGTCCTGGCGAAACCCTGGCGATGATTGCTGTGCGTTATCAGGTGGGGGTTGCGACGCTGCGGTCGAGCAACAACTTGAAAACCGATGAGTTGCGAGTTGGCCAGAACCTGAACATCCCCGCCACCGAACTGGTGTCCAAGCAATGA
- the tsaE gene encoding tRNA (adenosine(37)-N6)-threonylcarbamoyltransferase complex ATPase subunit type 1 TsaE has protein sequence MHEITLHLADEEAMTAFGARLATVTQGHGLIFLDGDLGMGKTTLSRGLIRGLGHTGSVKSPTFTLVEPYEIGDIRAFHFDLYRLVDPEELEYMGIRDYFDEDALCLIEWPDKGAGFLPKPDLTITISPHNTGRLLKLTPQGSRGESWCAALAPEYK, from the coding sequence GTGCACGAGATAACACTGCATCTGGCTGATGAAGAGGCCATGACCGCGTTTGGCGCACGCTTGGCGACCGTTACCCAGGGTCACGGTCTGATCTTTCTCGATGGCGACCTGGGGATGGGTAAAACCACCCTGTCACGGGGTTTGATTCGCGGCCTGGGGCACACTGGCTCGGTCAAAAGTCCGACCTTTACCCTGGTTGAGCCTTACGAAATTGGCGATATACGCGCTTTTCACTTTGATCTGTATCGCCTGGTCGACCCTGAAGAGCTGGAATATATGGGGATTCGCGATTATTTCGACGAAGACGCCCTATGCTTGATCGAGTGGCCCGATAAAGGTGCAGGCTTTTTGCCAAAGCCTGACCTGACCATTACCATTAGCCCGCATAACACCGGGCGTTTGCTGAAGTTGACGCCCCAAGGTTCACGTGGCGAGTCTTGGTGTGCCGCCTTGGCACCGGAATACAAATAA